In the Longimicrobium sp. genome, GGCGCGGAGAGGAGTCCTGCGGAGTGTGACCCGGAGCCGGTGGGCGGCGTGCGGATCGGGACCTGCGGGTGGGGCGTGCTGCCGTGGTGAAGGAGACTAGGCCGCCGCGCGCGGACGGGAGGCGCGCGCCGCGCGGCCGAGCCGCTCGATCCCCTGCTCGATCTGCGCGACCGAGGGGAAGCTGAAGTTGAGCCGCATCCCGCGGCTGCCGCCGCGGCCGTCGAAGCTGAAGGCGGTGCCGGGAACGTACGCCACGCCCTCGCGCTCCAGCGTGGGGAGGAGAAGGTCCGCCGTGTCGTAGCCGTCGGGAAGCTCGGCCCAGACCAGCGCGCCGTGCCGCGGCACGCTCCACCGCGTTCCCGCGGGGAAGTGCGTGGCGATGGCGCCCAGCATGGCGTCGCGGCGCTCGCGGTAGGCGTCGCGCACGCGCTCCAGGTGCGCCTCGAAGCCGCCCGCGCGCAGGTACTCGGAGACGAGGCGCTGCGCGAAGGTCGAGGTGTCGATGTCGGCGCCGTCCTTGGCGCACCCCAGCATCGGCACCAGCTCTTCGGGCACCACCGTCCAGCCGCAGCGGAAGCCGGGCGCCATCACCTTGCTGAACGAGCCCACGTAGAAGACCCAGCGGTCCTCCATCGCCCGGATCGGGGGGAGCACGTCGCCGTAGTGCAGCAGCCCGTAGGCGTCGTCCTCGATGATGGGAACGCGGTGGCGGCGCGCCAGCTCGGCCAGGCGGATGCGCTTCTCCAGGCTCACGCTCACGCCCAGCGGGTTGTGGCCGTCGGTCACGCAGTAGATGAATGCCGGGCGCGCGCCGCCCTCCAGGTACGCCTCCACCCGGTCCACGTCCAGCCCCGTCTCCAGGTCGCTGTTCACGGCGAGGATCTGCGGC is a window encoding:
- a CDS encoding PLP-dependent aminotransferase family protein gives rise to the protein MSASATALDALPLAEWTRFLRPSTIQAMMGHMARPGVISFALGLPAPELFPVDDYVAAADRVLRADTGALQYKVPYAPLKEQVVELMARRGVRCAPEQVFLTTGAQQALALLARLFLEPEGQVVCERLIYMGFQQVVESYRPQILAVNSDLETGLDVDRVEAYLEGGARPAFIYCVTDGHNPLGVSVSLEKRIRLAELARRHRVPIIEDDAYGLLHYGDVLPPIRAMEDRWVFYVGSFSKVMAPGFRCGWTVVPEELVPMLGCAKDGADIDTSTFAQRLVSEYLRAGGFEAHLERVRDAYRERRDAMLGAIATHFPAGTRWSVPRHGALVWAELPDGYDTADLLLPTLEREGVAYVPGTAFSFDGRGGSRGMRLNFSFPSVAQIEQGIERLGRAARASRPRAAA